Within the Dolichospermum compactum NIES-806 genome, the region ACAATGCCTGTGCATAAGGCTGAGATACTTCAGCGGTAGCTGCATCACTTTTCATATCTCCCCTCCCAGTTGTGCGATGCTACGATCAATTAAAATTTGTTGAGCATCTGCGCTAATACCACCCTTAAGTCGTCCTTCCACTTTTTGCAGTGCTTGCAGCACTACTTTTTGTCGAAGTTGGGAGATAGCTTTCTCTAGTTCTGCATTCAAATCAGATGCTGCGGTTTCTTTCAACCGCTCTACATCCAGATTCGCCTTAGCTAAAATAGCCTCTTTAGCAGCTTGAGCATTTTGTTCAGCTACTTGAGTGATTCTCTGTGCTTCTTGCTGTGCTTGGGTCAACTGCCCTTGGGCTTTTGCCAAAGAAGTTTGTGCTTCCCGCAAGCGTCCTTCTGCATCTTGAATAACGCTTTCAATACCGGAGCGTCTTTCAGTCAAGATATTAGTTAAAACTTTGCGTCCAAAGTAGAATAGTATGCCAATCAGAATTACTAAGTTAATTAGATTGGTTTCCAGGATGTCTAGGTTTAGACCAAAACCGCCTTCCGCTGAGCCTTCTGCCATTTCAGAGTGAACAGCTTCTGCGGCAAGTAATAAAATATTGCCCATGTTACCCATCTACAAGTGCGCTGCTCGCTTGGTAATTCGTTAATTTTTCCCTAAAGGGAAAAAAGTGCCAATTTTTTGGACACTTAAATTTCATCACTTTCTAGGCAAATGCCCTTAAGTGTTTATGCTTTCGTAGAACCAATTTGGTGATATAACAAACGCCAGGGAATTGAGAAAATCAATTGATTATGGAAATTTATTCCATAACAGGCTTTTACTCCTGAATTCTGACTCCTGACTCCTGACTCCTGACTCCTGTTATATTATTTTGCCAAAGTAGATCCTAATAGTTTTTCTAGAATCTGGTTGCTGAGGGCATCAACTTGTCCTTCTAGGGTAGCCATAGCTGCTTGCTTTTGCTGCTCTATTTCTTTAGCAGCTTGTTCGCGTTGAGCTTGTGCTTCTTGTTGGGCTTGGGCTATTTTTTGTGCCGTAATTTTCTTAGCTTCATTTTGGGCAGCTTCTATAGTCAATTGAGACTGCTTACGCGCAGATGACAGTTGCTGCTCATACTCTTTTGCTAAGGTTTCAGCTTTAGCCAAGCGCTCACGAGCATCAAGGTTATTGGTACGAACATAGTTATCACGGTCATCCAATACCTTAGTCATAGGCTTGTAGAAAATTGCATTCAACAAAGCTGCCAACAACAGGAATTGCAATGCCATCAATGGCAAGGTAGCATCGAAATCAAACATTTCTCTCCTCTTTGGCTGGAATACTAATTTTCTTGGCTAGTGAGATGATCTAGCCTTTGATAATTTTACGAATCCCTTTCTCACCAATGATCAATAAGTTGCTAGTTTGTAGAGGCGTGTAGATGTCAAGCTTTTCGCTGTCTGTCACCGGTAATTTTAGATTTTAGATTTTAGATTTTAGATTTTAGATTCAAAAAATTTGGTATAAACTCCGTCCTTCAAGACGGAAAAATACTCGCTGCGCTGCGTACGCTTCGCTAACGTCAATCCCAAATCTTCAATCTCTACACTTGTTTGGTGGAGTCAATCCAAAATCGTCAATCCAAAATCCAAAATCTAGTGACATCTTTCACGTCTCTACACTAACAAAACTTTTTCGGTCTTAGGCAAAAGGGTTAGCGAATAGCAATACCAAGGCAATTACCAAACCGTAAATTGTCAAGGATTCCATGAAGGCTAATGTTAAAAGTAGTGTGCCGCGAATTTTGCCTTCTGCTTCGGGCTGACGTGCAATACCTTCTACTGCTTGACCTGCTGCATTACCTTGACCAATACCAGGTCCAATTGCAGCTAAACCGATAGCGAGAGCAGCAGCTAGAACTGAGGCAGCTTGTACTAATGGATCCATGACGATTTTCCTTGCTTTAACTACAAAAATTACAAATGTACGTAACTAACTAGATATGTGTTTTTACACTGCACTAGGTTTTCAAATCGCTGTGGCGATGTTTTGAGCAAGTTTGCTCGTCTAAACTGGGCTATCAACTGAGGGCGTTAATGCTCCTCATGTCCTTCTTCGCCGTGTCCCTCTAAAGCCTCATGAATATACGCTCCGGCTAGGGTCGCAAATACTAGGGCTTGAATAGCACTAGTAAACAAACCCAAAGCCATTACTGGCAAAGGTACAAAGAGAGGCACGAGCAATACCAA harbors:
- the atpE gene encoding ATP synthase F0 subunit C, whose product is MDPLVQAASVLAAALAIGLAAIGPGIGQGNAAGQAVEGIARQPEAEGKIRGTLLLTLAFMESLTIYGLVIALVLLFANPFA
- a CDS encoding F0F1 ATP synthase subunit B, which codes for MGNMGNILLLAAEAVHSEMAEGSAEGGFGLNLDILETNLINLVILIGILFYFGRKVLTNILTERRSGIESVIQDAEGRLREAQTSLAKAQGQLTQAQQEAQRITQVAEQNAQAAKEAILAKANLDVERLKETAASDLNAELEKAISQLRQKVVLQALQKVEGRLKGGISADAQQILIDRSIAQLGGEI
- a CDS encoding F0F1 ATP synthase subunit B' — translated: MFDFDATLPLMALQFLLLAALLNAIFYKPMTKVLDDRDNYVRTNNLDARERLAKAETLAKEYEQQLSSARKQSQLTIEAAQNEAKKITAQKIAQAQQEAQAQREQAAKEIEQQKQAAMATLEGQVDALSNQILEKLLGSTLAK